Proteins encoded within one genomic window of Rossellomorea vietnamensis:
- a CDS encoding SDR family oxidoreductase — translation MEKGIYLITGFPGFLSHNIVEELLKQDKATKVYLLHLHSMRKQAEEGLGKLRFLSDAEIILVEGDITRTNLDMSEEKILEIREEVEYVWHLAAIYDLAVPQDLAQKVNVEGTRQVNDFCQTFRRLKRYVYFSTAFIAGSREGELMENELIRPERFHNFYERTKYEAEVLVDEWKDKLPITIIRPGIVKGNSETGETVKFDGPYFIMNMFNRLSFLPWIPFLGEGTSYINIVPVEYVVKASIYLGHEETGKGKTYHLTDPEPLMVKEVYEQILWHMLKKKPKGNIPLSLSNWALGFRFIRRYLKVEREALDYFTLQGKFNCQQALKDLEGTSIICPSLSSQIEKMVEFYLENASNERLHVKID, via the coding sequence ATGGAAAAAGGTATCTATTTGATTACAGGGTTTCCGGGCTTTTTAAGTCATAATATTGTGGAAGAGTTACTCAAGCAGGATAAGGCAACGAAGGTATACTTACTTCACCTTCATTCAATGCGTAAGCAGGCGGAAGAAGGATTGGGGAAACTGAGATTCTTGTCAGATGCAGAGATCATCCTGGTAGAAGGGGATATTACCCGAACGAATCTTGACATGTCAGAAGAGAAAATCCTCGAAATTAGGGAGGAAGTGGAATATGTTTGGCACTTAGCAGCCATCTATGATCTCGCAGTCCCTCAGGATCTTGCTCAGAAAGTAAATGTAGAAGGCACACGACAGGTCAATGATTTCTGTCAAACCTTCCGTCGATTAAAAAGATACGTGTATTTTTCCACTGCTTTTATTGCTGGATCTCGTGAAGGTGAACTAATGGAGAATGAATTGATCCGTCCTGAGCGTTTTCATAACTTCTATGAACGGACTAAATATGAAGCAGAGGTTCTGGTGGATGAATGGAAGGACAAGCTGCCGATTACGATCATCCGACCAGGTATCGTGAAGGGAAACTCAGAAACGGGAGAGACCGTGAAGTTCGATGGACCATACTTTATTATGAATATGTTTAACAGACTATCTTTCCTGCCATGGATTCCATTTCTCGGTGAGGGTACCTCATATATAAATATCGTCCCAGTTGAATATGTCGTGAAAGCATCCATTTATCTGGGGCATGAGGAGACTGGGAAAGGAAAGACCTATCATCTGACGGATCCAGAACCCCTGATGGTAAAGGAAGTGTATGAACAGATTTTATGGCATATGTTAAAAAAGAAACCAAAGGGGAATATTCCGTTATCTCTTTCTAATTGGGCTCTTGGTTTCCGCTTTATACGCCGTTATTTAAAAGTCGAACGGGAAGCTTTGGACTATTTTACACTCCAAGGTAAATTCAACTGCCAACAAGCCCTAAAAGACCTGGAAGGGACTTCGATTATATGTCCGTCCCTTTCCAGCCAGATTGAAAAAATGGTTGAGTTTTATCTTGAAAATGCCTCTAATGAGCGATTGCACGTAAAGATCGATTAA
- a CDS encoding NupC/NupG family nucleoside CNT transporter: MQYLWGIMGIIVVMGIAFAFSKNKKRVNVRTVLGGLAIQLFFAFIVLKTSWGQEALKWLTEVVNAIINYSNEGITFLFGGLYTEESNIAFIFAFNVLPVVIFFSALISVLYYLKIMQFFIKILGGGLSKLLGTRKAESLSAAANIFVGQTEAPLVVRPFLAKMTESELFAVMTGGLASVAGSVLVGYSLLGVPLEYLLAASFMAAPAGLVMAKLFVPETDDSPEPEAFEMEADSESANVIDAAANGASVGLQLALNIGAMLLAFIALVALINGLLGLVGGWFGFDSLSLQLILGYVFAPLAFAIGVPWHEAVTAGNFIGQKLVINEFVAYSAFAPEIGNLSDKTVAIISFALCGFANLSSLGILLGGLGNLAPNRRGDIARLGLRAVAAGALASLLSAAIAGMFI; the protein is encoded by the coding sequence GTGCAATATTTATGGGGTATCATGGGTATCATTGTCGTTATGGGAATTGCTTTTGCATTTTCTAAGAACAAAAAGCGGGTTAATGTCAGAACAGTCCTTGGAGGACTTGCCATACAGTTATTTTTCGCTTTTATCGTATTAAAAACATCTTGGGGGCAGGAGGCTCTTAAATGGTTGACCGAAGTGGTGAATGCCATCATCAATTATTCCAACGAGGGGATCACGTTCCTGTTTGGAGGACTTTACACTGAGGAATCAAACATTGCGTTCATCTTTGCATTCAATGTACTTCCTGTCGTTATTTTCTTCTCAGCTTTAATTTCAGTTCTTTATTATCTTAAAATCATGCAATTTTTCATCAAGATTTTAGGCGGCGGTTTGTCTAAACTGTTGGGAACAAGGAAAGCGGAATCATTGTCTGCCGCAGCAAATATTTTTGTCGGACAAACAGAAGCACCATTAGTCGTAAGACCTTTCTTGGCGAAAATGACTGAATCAGAACTCTTCGCCGTCATGACGGGTGGATTGGCATCCGTAGCCGGATCTGTCCTTGTAGGATATTCACTATTAGGAGTTCCACTGGAATACTTACTTGCTGCAAGCTTCATGGCTGCACCTGCAGGACTTGTCATGGCCAAGTTATTTGTGCCTGAAACAGACGATTCTCCGGAACCTGAAGCGTTTGAAATGGAAGCGGATTCGGAATCGGCCAATGTGATTGATGCTGCCGCCAACGGGGCAAGCGTAGGTCTGCAACTGGCTTTAAACATCGGTGCGATGCTACTTGCCTTCATCGCTCTTGTCGCGCTGATCAATGGATTACTTGGATTAGTAGGCGGATGGTTCGGGTTCGACAGCCTTTCTCTTCAGCTTATTCTTGGTTATGTATTTGCTCCTCTTGCCTTTGCAATCGGTGTACCATGGCATGAAGCGGTTACAGCAGGAAACTTCATTGGGCAGAAGCTTGTCATTAATGAATTTGTTGCGTATTCAGCTTTCGCTCCGGAAATCGGAAACCTTTCCGATAAAACAGTAGCAATCATTTCATTCGCATTATGCGGATTTGCGAATCTTTCTTCCCTGGGGATATTACTTGGAGGACTCGGGAATCTCGCACCAAACCGCAGGGGAGATATTGCCCGTTTAGGATTAAGAGCAGTCGCTGCAGGTGCACTTGCTTCACTATTGAGTGCTGCTATTGCCGGGATGTTCATTTAA
- a CDS encoding TerC family protein has protein sequence MDASMLLEYGWVLLILVGLEGILAADNAVVMAVMVKHLPVEQRKKALFYGLLGAFVFRFAALFLISFLVNVWQVQAIGAIYLFYVAIHHFVKKRKDTGAVEEKPAKGSGFWTTVLKVELADIAFAVDSMLAAVALAVTLQPTGWFDVGGIDGGQFIVMFLGGIIGLVIMRFAATWFVKLLEKYPTLESAAFLIVGWVGVKLAVFTLAHPDVAILDHHFPESKGWKLVFWSVLILLSVGGYLLSRRKARQEEENIERKAKAE, from the coding sequence ATGGATGCTTCGATGTTATTGGAATATGGATGGGTCCTGCTGATATTGGTAGGTCTTGAAGGGATTTTAGCTGCTGATAATGCGGTGGTAATGGCTGTAATGGTCAAACATTTACCTGTGGAACAAAGGAAGAAGGCACTTTTTTACGGTCTTTTAGGAGCCTTTGTCTTTAGGTTCGCTGCATTATTTCTCATTTCATTCTTGGTCAATGTGTGGCAGGTTCAGGCGATTGGGGCGATTTATTTATTCTACGTGGCCATTCACCATTTTGTGAAGAAAAGGAAAGACACCGGGGCAGTAGAAGAAAAACCGGCGAAAGGCTCTGGATTCTGGACTACGGTACTCAAGGTGGAACTTGCGGATATCGCATTCGCGGTTGATTCCATGCTTGCTGCCGTCGCTTTGGCCGTAACCCTGCAACCGACTGGATGGTTTGATGTAGGAGGGATTGACGGAGGGCAGTTTATCGTCATGTTCCTAGGCGGCATCATCGGGTTGGTGATCATGAGATTTGCCGCTACCTGGTTTGTGAAATTATTGGAGAAATACCCTACCTTGGAATCAGCAGCATTCCTAATTGTTGGCTGGGTAGGTGTGAAACTTGCCGTGTTCACCCTTGCTCATCCTGATGTAGCCATCCTGGATCATCACTTCCCTGAATCAAAAGGGTGGAAACTTGTCTTCTGGAGCGTATTGATCCTGCTATCTGTAGGTGGGTATTTATTATCAAGAAGAAAAGCAAGGCAGGAAGAAGAAAATATTGAAAGAAAAGCAAAAGCAGAATAA
- a CDS encoding efflux RND transporter permease subunit encodes MKISDFSIRRPVFTIVTMLLILILGGVSLLRIPLKLIPDLNPPVGVVVTNYPGAGPREVVEKVTKPLEESLSTLPGMKNLQSTSKEGSNFILLEFSWSTSIDEIENDVLQRLDQTPLPDGAENPRFLKFDPAQFPIIQFSLREEGDESNLKTLSENLKQELTRVEGVANVNVSGSLTDEVVIELNQQALKDNRLSQGDVVNTIRANNVTAPGDTIETDGQTLTTRVVSKLQSVDELKGLVLQVNPQTGKKLKLSDVAKVEQRKQDTNTITRANEESAILFSVLQQSDANTASVSKAFQKELDRLLKQDQYQSIKADILFDQGDYIAQAIGNIANSLLIGGAFAMLVLFLFLKNVKSPLIIGVAIPYSVIVTFVLMFFADFALNIMTLGALALGIGMLVDNAIVVIENIYRHLSLGKNPREAASIGAREVGGAITASTLTTVAVFLPVVFISGLLGELFTEFALTISFSLLASLVVALTVIPMLASRLLKKPKGNIEAKRRRSKSRKTFARSVKWALRHRFIVLFITLITLVGGGLGLTTVGTQFLPPTDEGFFNMRVELDNGASVDETNKVVKAIEGRLKKEKDVDVFVSLVGTTQEESFRGSGKGNIAEVYVKMMPLDERERSIFSFADEVKPEVEKAAQKVNKSAEVSFNLQSTSGSSPQTLTFNLRDTNQNRLKESVDTLFASLKEMKDVTEVSTDQMETVKEVQMKVNREKALQQGLAPAQIGTLVQDVTRGVLTTQMVTGSSDVINVLVQYDRNITENLGSLKKLLIPNGQGKYIQLNSVVDFSIEDGPVSIQRIDQQHAVQFTLNYSSATNLGAISKAVDEKIESLDLPNETLVSFSGDRELLEDSIDDMALALGLAIVLVYMVMAAQFESFKYPFVIMFTVPLMVIGVAIALAITQTPISISAIIGVIVLAGIVVNNAIVIVDYINQRKEAGTDSFDSIVEAVQDRARPIFMTALTTILGLLPLALGLGEGTEINQPMGIAVIGGLISSTLLTIYIIPIVYSFFDKETRRMKKPRETKLYKE; translated from the coding sequence TTGAAAATTAGTGATTTTTCCATACGCCGACCGGTGTTCACCATTGTCACCATGCTGCTTATCCTGATTTTGGGAGGGGTCTCGCTCCTCAGGATCCCGTTGAAACTCATCCCGGACCTCAATCCACCCGTAGGTGTCGTGGTGACCAATTATCCCGGAGCAGGTCCTCGGGAGGTGGTGGAGAAAGTAACAAAACCACTTGAAGAGAGTCTTTCCACCTTGCCGGGAATGAAGAACCTTCAATCGACTTCAAAGGAAGGTTCGAATTTTATTCTCCTTGAATTTTCATGGTCGACCTCTATCGATGAGATTGAAAATGATGTCCTGCAACGCCTCGACCAAACTCCACTTCCCGATGGAGCAGAGAATCCAAGATTTCTCAAATTTGATCCCGCCCAGTTCCCGATCATTCAATTTTCTTTACGGGAAGAAGGGGACGAGTCCAACCTAAAGACACTTTCAGAGAACTTGAAACAGGAACTGACAAGAGTGGAAGGGGTCGCAAATGTAAATGTTTCAGGTTCATTAACGGATGAAGTGGTCATTGAATTGAATCAGCAAGCGTTGAAAGATAATCGTCTAAGTCAGGGCGATGTGGTCAATACAATCCGCGCCAACAATGTGACGGCTCCCGGAGATACGATCGAGACAGATGGACAAACATTGACCACAAGAGTAGTAAGCAAGCTCCAGTCCGTGGATGAATTAAAGGGATTGGTCTTACAGGTGAATCCGCAAACTGGAAAGAAGCTTAAGCTTTCTGATGTCGCGAAAGTTGAACAGAGAAAACAGGATACAAACACGATCACCCGGGCAAACGAAGAATCTGCCATCCTGTTCAGTGTGCTGCAGCAATCAGATGCTAACACCGCCTCCGTATCGAAAGCGTTTCAAAAGGAGCTGGACCGTCTCCTTAAGCAGGATCAATATCAATCAATCAAAGCTGATATCCTGTTCGATCAGGGGGATTACATCGCACAAGCCATTGGGAATATCGCCAATTCCCTCCTGATAGGTGGAGCGTTCGCCATGCTTGTGCTCTTCTTATTTTTGAAAAATGTAAAGAGTCCCCTTATCATCGGGGTGGCCATCCCTTATTCCGTCATTGTGACGTTCGTTCTTATGTTTTTTGCGGATTTCGCATTGAATATCATGACATTGGGAGCCCTGGCTCTTGGAATTGGAATGTTGGTTGATAATGCGATCGTAGTCATTGAGAATATATATCGCCATTTATCCCTGGGGAAAAATCCGAGGGAAGCGGCCAGTATCGGGGCAAGAGAAGTGGGGGGAGCCATCACCGCTTCCACTTTGACCACTGTAGCGGTATTCCTGCCGGTTGTCTTTATATCCGGTTTACTGGGAGAATTGTTTACCGAATTCGCCTTGACGATTTCGTTTAGTTTATTGGCCTCCCTTGTCGTGGCATTGACGGTCATCCCGATGCTCGCAAGCAGACTCTTGAAAAAACCGAAAGGGAATATCGAAGCAAAGCGGAGACGTTCCAAGAGCAGAAAGACATTCGCCCGGTCGGTTAAATGGGCGCTTCGTCACCGATTCATCGTATTATTCATCACTCTCATTACATTAGTGGGCGGCGGACTTGGCCTTACGACGGTAGGAACGCAGTTTTTACCACCAACTGATGAAGGGTTTTTCAACATGAGGGTCGAATTGGATAATGGAGCTTCCGTCGATGAGACCAATAAAGTCGTCAAAGCGATTGAAGGCAGGTTGAAAAAAGAAAAAGATGTGGATGTCTTCGTAAGTCTTGTGGGTACAACCCAGGAAGAATCTTTCAGAGGAAGCGGGAAAGGGAATATTGCAGAAGTTTATGTGAAAATGATGCCTCTCGATGAGCGGGAGAGATCGATTTTCAGCTTTGCGGATGAAGTAAAGCCAGAAGTGGAAAAAGCGGCTCAAAAGGTCAATAAATCTGCTGAAGTTTCCTTTAACTTACAGTCAACATCCGGCTCCAGTCCTCAAACCTTGACGTTCAACTTGCGGGATACAAATCAGAACCGACTGAAGGAGTCCGTCGATACGTTATTCGCTTCGTTGAAAGAAATGAAGGATGTCACGGAAGTTTCAACAGATCAGATGGAAACGGTGAAAGAAGTCCAAATGAAGGTGAACCGGGAGAAGGCACTTCAACAAGGTTTGGCACCTGCTCAGATCGGGACGCTCGTTCAGGATGTAACCCGGGGGGTCCTGACTACCCAAATGGTCACAGGGTCTTCTGACGTCATAAATGTTCTTGTTCAATATGACAGGAACATCACTGAAAATCTGGGTTCTTTAAAGAAACTCCTCATTCCAAATGGACAAGGGAAGTATATTCAGTTAAACTCCGTCGTAGACTTTTCAATTGAAGATGGTCCTGTCAGCATTCAAAGGATTGACCAGCAGCATGCCGTTCAATTCACACTCAACTATTCATCGGCAACCAATCTTGGAGCCATTTCGAAGGCGGTGGATGAGAAAATCGAATCACTGGATCTTCCAAACGAGACCTTGGTTTCATTCAGTGGGGACAGAGAGCTCCTTGAGGATTCGATTGACGACATGGCCCTGGCACTCGGGCTTGCCATCGTGCTTGTCTATATGGTCATGGCTGCTCAATTCGAGTCATTTAAATACCCATTTGTCATCATGTTTACCGTTCCGCTCATGGTGATAGGTGTAGCAATCGCCCTGGCGATTACACAGACACCTATCAGCATATCGGCGATCATCGGAGTGATTGTACTGGCTGGTATCGTCGTCAACAATGCAATCGTCATCGTAGATTACATCAATCAGCGGAAAGAGGCGGGAACTGACAGCTTTGACAGTATCGTCGAAGCGGTTCAGGACCGGGCGAGGCCGATCTTCATGACGGCACTGACGACGATCCTCGGCTTATTGCCACTGGCCCTCGGTTTGGGTGAAGGGACCGAAATCAATCAGCCTATGGGCATTGCCGTCATTGGCGGGCTGATCAGCTCGACTTTATTAACCATATATATCATACCGATTGTGTACAGCTTCTTTGATAAAGAGACGAGAAGAATGAAGAAACCAAGAGAAACAAAGTTATATAAAGAATAG
- a CDS encoding YueH family protein, with protein sequence MKIRKNFLEGLEQKVYIYENKKEEFFVVAVPDINWSYTFTYEEDDIQSKLMHSLKERIASETALTLSSRIVQWTTEM encoded by the coding sequence ATGAAGATCAGAAAAAATTTTTTGGAAGGCTTGGAACAAAAAGTATATATATATGAAAATAAGAAAGAAGAGTTTTTTGTGGTCGCCGTCCCGGATATCAATTGGTCTTATACATTCACTTATGAAGAGGACGATATCCAATCAAAATTAATGCATTCGTTAAAGGAAAGAATTGCATCTGAAACAGCTTTAACATTAAGCTCCCGTATCGTTCAATGGACAACCGAGATGTAG
- a CDS encoding EAL domain-containing protein produces MQYACANCGIEMEYHEAGYLFLHNEKRLNLPLTGSVDKTEEGLYVLPYDNLDEVYGKLSEIETVLVEEEWTCSFNCSEKPGPFRPAEEFLQLIKYREMVKLIQGGQFTSHLQPIIDLSDFSLFGYESLLRSNSGHNRINPGELFEAASRTGFHSMLDQKARKSAIESRQGQVEPGTKSFINFLPSTIYNPEFCLRHTFKIVNECNVDPKDLVFEVVETEKIEDVEHLRSVLDVYKREGMKVALDDVGSGFATVEMLSLLQPDYVKIDRSFINHCDSDEDNQEFLREVMKIAGELDILVLAEGIERKEELLFCKEIGIHYAQGYFIGKPQEEAMEPFEETLFV; encoded by the coding sequence ATGCAATACGCTTGTGCAAACTGTGGAATTGAGATGGAGTATCATGAAGCAGGGTATTTATTTTTACATAACGAAAAAAGGCTGAACTTACCGCTGACAGGATCAGTTGATAAGACAGAAGAAGGCTTATATGTATTACCATATGATAATCTTGATGAGGTCTATGGTAAATTATCAGAAATAGAAACCGTATTAGTTGAGGAAGAATGGACATGCAGTTTTAATTGTTCAGAGAAGCCCGGTCCCTTCCGTCCTGCTGAAGAATTCCTGCAATTAATTAAATATAGAGAAATGGTTAAGCTGATTCAAGGAGGGCAATTTACGAGTCACCTCCAGCCTATCATTGATCTTAGCGATTTCAGTCTTTTTGGCTATGAATCGCTCTTACGCTCAAATAGTGGCCATAATCGTATCAATCCAGGGGAGTTGTTTGAAGCTGCTTCGCGAACCGGGTTTCACTCCATGCTGGATCAGAAGGCGAGGAAATCAGCAATCGAGTCCAGGCAGGGCCAAGTGGAACCTGGTACGAAGAGTTTTATTAATTTTCTTCCTTCGACGATTTATAATCCTGAATTTTGTTTGCGCCACACCTTCAAGATTGTGAATGAATGCAATGTAGATCCAAAAGACCTTGTATTCGAAGTGGTAGAAACCGAGAAGATTGAAGATGTAGAACATTTAAGATCGGTACTTGACGTATATAAGAGAGAAGGGATGAAAGTCGCCCTTGATGACGTGGGTTCAGGTTTTGCCACGGTTGAAATGTTAAGCCTGCTGCAGCCGGACTATGTAAAGATCGATCGATCCTTCATCAACCACTGTGATTCTGATGAGGATAATCAGGAATTTTTACGTGAAGTAATGAAGATTGCCGGAGAATTGGACATTTTGGTCCTGGCAGAAGGGATTGAGAGAAAAGAAGAATTGCTCTTCTGTAAAGAAATCGGAATCCACTATGCGCAAGGCTATTTCATAGGAAAACCTCAAGAAGAAGCGATGGAACCATTTGAAGAAACTCTATTCGTTTAA
- a CDS encoding peptide chain release factor 3, with protein sequence MKIDFIQEVQSRRTFAIISHPDAGKTTLTEQLLLFGGAIRAAGTVKGKKSGKFATSDWMEIEKQRGISVTSSVMAFDYDDYRVNILDTPGHQDFSEDTYRTLMAVDSAVMIIDSAKGIEAQTLKLFKVCRMRGIPIFTFINKLDRQGREPLELLEELEEVLGIQSYPMNWPIGMGKEFLGIYDRFHNRIEQFRVEEEDRFIPLNDEGEIEGEHPLKESNLYNQTLEDVLLLNEAGNQFSRERIANGELSPVFFGSALTNFGVQTFLETYLQFAPSPQPRNSDAGEIEPTAEDFSGFVFKIQANMNPAHRDRIAFVRICSGQFERGMTVNLSRTGKSIKLAQSTQFLADDRSTVNEAVSGDIIGVYDTGTYQIGDTLVQGKQGFQYEKLPQFTPELFVRVTAKNVMKQKHFQKGILQLVQEGAIQYYKTRTEDIILGAVGQLQFEVFEHRMKNEYNVDVKMEPIGSKIARWIENEEDVKETMSSSRSMLVKDRHDNLVFLFENDFAMRWFNDKNPDIRLYSLM encoded by the coding sequence ATGAAAATAGACTTTATACAGGAAGTTCAGTCAAGACGGACTTTCGCCATCATTTCCCACCCGGATGCTGGGAAAACAACCTTAACAGAACAGTTACTATTATTCGGAGGTGCGATTCGCGCCGCTGGAACAGTTAAAGGAAAGAAATCAGGTAAGTTTGCAACATCTGACTGGATGGAAATCGAGAAGCAGAGAGGGATTTCTGTCACTTCTTCGGTCATGGCCTTCGATTATGATGATTATCGGGTGAATATCCTGGATACACCAGGTCACCAGGACTTTTCTGAAGATACCTATAGAACATTGATGGCTGTTGACAGTGCGGTGATGATCATCGATTCTGCGAAAGGGATTGAAGCACAAACCTTGAAGCTTTTCAAAGTTTGTCGAATGAGAGGCATTCCAATCTTCACTTTCATCAATAAGCTTGATCGCCAAGGGCGTGAACCACTTGAGTTATTGGAAGAGCTTGAAGAAGTACTGGGAATTCAATCGTATCCAATGAACTGGCCGATAGGAATGGGGAAAGAATTCTTGGGAATCTATGATCGCTTCCATAATCGCATCGAGCAATTTCGAGTTGAGGAAGAGGATCGCTTTATTCCATTAAATGATGAAGGTGAAATTGAGGGAGAACACCCTCTTAAAGAAAGCAATCTATATAATCAGACTCTTGAAGATGTTTTGTTGCTGAATGAAGCTGGAAACCAGTTTTCCCGTGAACGCATAGCGAATGGAGAATTATCTCCAGTCTTTTTCGGAAGTGCATTAACGAATTTCGGTGTACAAACATTTCTGGAAACATACTTACAGTTTGCTCCATCTCCGCAGCCAAGGAATTCCGATGCCGGAGAGATTGAGCCGACAGCAGAGGATTTCTCCGGGTTTGTATTCAAGATTCAAGCCAATATGAATCCTGCCCACCGGGACCGGATTGCATTTGTCCGCATTTGCTCAGGTCAATTCGAGAGGGGAATGACGGTCAATCTTTCCCGTACAGGAAAGTCCATTAAGCTGGCGCAATCCACTCAATTTCTTGCAGATGATCGGAGTACGGTGAATGAAGCGGTCAGTGGGGATATCATCGGTGTTTACGACACGGGTACGTATCAAATCGGTGATACTCTTGTCCAGGGAAAGCAGGGCTTTCAGTATGAAAAGCTGCCTCAATTCACCCCTGAACTTTTTGTCCGTGTCACAGCTAAAAACGTGATGAAGCAGAAGCACTTCCAAAAGGGGATCCTTCAGCTCGTTCAAGAAGGAGCCATTCAGTATTATAAAACACGCACGGAAGATATCATTCTTGGAGCGGTAGGTCAACTTCAATTTGAAGTATTTGAGCACAGGATGAAGAATGAGTATAACGTTGATGTGAAAATGGAACCGATCGGGTCCAAGATTGCCCGGTGGATTGAAAACGAAGAAGATGTCAAGGAAACTATGTCAAGCTCCAGGAGCATGCTGGTCAAGGATCGACATGATAATCTTGTTTTCCTTTTCGAAAACGATTTTGCCATGAGATGGTTCAATGATAAAAATCCTGATATCCGATTATATAGCCTAATGTAA
- the nhaC gene encoding Na+/H+ antiporter NhaC, with the protein MLNIQSIHKPSVPEASAVLLAVLGIISVSIIGVGAVPHIPIILSLFFLMVYGLIRKVKFREMEKGMIAGAQGGLGAILLFFFIGLLVSSWLISGTIPTLMFYGFEFVTPHYFYAIAFLLTSLSGVAIGSSLTTAATIGVALIGIGEAMGLSMAITAGAIVSGAFFGDKMSPLSDTTNLASSIVKVDLFTHIRNMAWTTVPAFIITLIVFGVLSPGTSKVDLAQLDALQEGLMQTGLIHWYSLVPLVLLVVLIVYKTPALFTLAITIAASVFLSFFHGTLKVNELFQVLFEGFTSKTGVESVDSLLTRGGVNSMMFTISLVILSLSLGGLLFKLGIIPALLHKVSAIIQSERRTILSTALSAIGINVVVGEQYLSILLTGEAFQSQYKKLGLHPKTLSRTLEDAGTVVNPLVPWSVCGIFLTDVLGVSTMEYLPFAVFCLISPVITILYGFTGWTIEKEPKENNAAISNS; encoded by the coding sequence ATGTTAAACATTCAAAGCATTCATAAACCGTCCGTTCCTGAAGCATCCGCAGTATTACTCGCTGTTCTGGGAATCATCAGTGTCAGCATTATCGGTGTGGGAGCGGTCCCTCATATTCCGATCATTCTTTCCCTCTTCTTTTTGATGGTATATGGACTGATACGCAAAGTGAAGTTCAGAGAAATGGAAAAAGGGATGATTGCCGGAGCGCAGGGTGGATTAGGTGCCATTCTATTATTTTTCTTTATTGGTCTGCTTGTGAGCAGCTGGTTGATTAGTGGGACCATACCCACGTTGATGTTTTACGGGTTTGAATTTGTCACTCCACATTATTTTTATGCAATTGCCTTTTTACTTACATCTTTAAGTGGAGTCGCAATCGGAAGCTCACTGACAACGGCAGCGACAATCGGTGTAGCTTTAATCGGAATCGGGGAGGCTATGGGGTTATCCATGGCAATCACGGCTGGTGCCATCGTTTCAGGTGCCTTTTTTGGAGATAAGATGTCTCCATTATCGGATACAACCAATCTTGCTTCCTCCATCGTCAAGGTGGATCTGTTTACCCATATTCGAAATATGGCCTGGACGACCGTACCTGCCTTTATCATTACATTGATTGTATTCGGGGTCCTTTCGCCAGGGACCAGTAAGGTTGATTTGGCCCAGCTTGATGCATTGCAGGAAGGTTTAATGCAGACCGGCCTTATCCACTGGTACAGCTTAGTTCCTTTAGTGCTGCTGGTAGTGCTGATTGTATATAAGACGCCTGCATTATTCACACTGGCCATCACGATAGCCGCTTCTGTGTTCTTATCTTTTTTCCACGGGACGTTGAAGGTAAATGAATTATTCCAGGTGCTATTCGAAGGCTTTACCTCGAAGACAGGGGTGGAATCCGTTGACTCACTGTTGACAAGAGGGGGAGTGAACAGCATGATGTTTACCATTTCCCTTGTCATTCTCTCACTGAGTCTCGGTGGATTACTATTTAAACTGGGTATCATCCCGGCACTGCTTCACAAGGTGTCTGCTATCATTCAATCTGAAAGAAGAACGATTCTATCCACTGCATTATCAGCGATTGGTATCAATGTTGTAGTAGGGGAGCAGTACTTATCCATTCTATTGACTGGTGAAGCATTCCAATCTCAATACAAGAAATTGGGTCTTCACCCTAAAACCTTATCCAGGACATTGGAAGATGCAGGAACAGTGGTGAATCCACTTGTTCCATGGAGTGTGTGTGGAATATTCCTCACAGATGTATTAGGTGTTTCAACCATGGAGTATCTACCATTTGCGGTCTTTTGCCTGATATCTCCTGTCATCACCATCCTGTATGGTTTCACGGGGTGGACCATTGAAAAAGAGCCTAAGGAGAATAACGCTGCTATATCGAATTCATAA